The proteins below are encoded in one region of Hordeum vulgare subsp. vulgare chromosome 3H, MorexV3_pseudomolecules_assembly, whole genome shotgun sequence:
- the LOC123442412 gene encoding CDP-diacylglycerol--serine O-phosphatidyltransferase 1, with amino-acid sequence MDILQVVISAKVVVAMEVNGRHKPTREYISRDCNGVKPPSNFGEVDPWTAWAYRPRTISLLLMGTCFLIWASGALNPEGSFSPGRVSSVKRGVFAMIAVFLAYSFLQAPSTVLIRPHPAIWRLVHGLAVVYLVALTFLLFQTRDDARQFMKYLHPDLGVELPERSYGTDCRIYVPDHPKSRFNNVYDILFDEFVIAHILGWWGKAIMIRNQPLLWVLSIGFELMELTFRHMLPNFNECWWDSIVLDILICNWFGIWAGMKTVRYFDGRTYEWVGLSRQPNIMSKVKRTLGQFTPAQWDKDEWYPLLGPWRFIQVLSLCVIFMTIELNTFFLKFCLWIPPQNPLIVYRLVLWWLIAIPTIREYNTYLQDRKPVKKVGSFCWLSLAICIIELLICIKFGHGLFPKSMPSWLIVFWTTVAALLTTFLFVWTWKIYRTMIRKRL; translated from the exons ATGGATATTTTGCAGGTGGTAATTTCTGCCAAGGTCGTGGTAGCCATGGAGGTCAACGGTCGCCACAAGCCTACAAGAGAGTATATTTCCAGAGACTGCAACGGTGTAAAACCGCCCAGTAATTTCGGCGAAGTTGACCCCTGGACCGCGTGGGCGTACAGGCCGCGGACCATCTCCTTGTTACTGATGGGAACCTGCTTTTTAAT TTGGGCAAGTGGCGCTCTTAATCCAGAAGGAAGCTTCTCTCCTGGCCGTGTCTCATCTGTAAAAAG GGGTGTCTTTGCGATGATTGCTGTTTTCTTGGCTTATTCTTTTCTTCAGGCACCTTCAAC TGTGCTCATCAGACCACATCCTGCAATTTGGCGCCTGGTCCATGGATTGGCAGTTGTTTACCTTGTGGCCCTCACATTTTTGCTTTTTCAG ACTCGTGATGATGCTAGGCAGTTCATGAAGTATCTTCACCCTGACCTTGGTGTTG AATTACCTGAAAGATCCTACGGAACCGACTGCCGCATCTATGTACCTGATCATCCGAAAAGCAGGTTTAACAATGTTTAT GACATCCTTTTTGACGAGTTTGTTATTGCCCATATCCTTGGATGGTGGGGAAAGGCTATAATGAtacgaaaccaaccacttctatgGGTGTTATCAATCGGCTTCGAGTTAATGGAG CTAACTTTTCGCCACATGTTGCCAAATTTTAACGAATGCTGGTGGGATAGCATTGTTCTAGACATATTGATCTGCAATTGGTTTG GTATCTGGGCTGGCATGAAGACAGTAAGATACTTTGATGGGAGAACATACGAATGGGTGGGCTTGAGTCGCCAGCCCAATATTATGAGTAAG GTGAAAAGGACACTTGGTCAGTTCACGCCAGCACAGTGGGACAAGGATGAGTGGTACCCTCTGCTTGGGCCTTGGAGGTTCATCCAAGTGCTAAGCCTGTGTGTAATTTTCATGACCATCGAACTTAACACATTCTTCCTTAAATTCTGCCTCTGGATTCCTCCCCAGAATCCCTTGATTGTCTACCGACTGGTCCTTTGGTGGTTGATTGCGATACCAACCATCCGCGAATACAACACATACTTGCAGGACAG GAAACCTGTGAAGAAGGTGGGTTCTTTCTGCTGGCTTTCGCTGGCTATATGCATCATAGAGCTTCTGATCTGCATCAAGTTTGGACACG GTCTCTTCCCGAAGTCGATGCCATCTTGGCTGATCGTATTCTGGACGACGGTGGCCGCGCTTCTCACAACGTTCCTTTTTGTGTGGACATGGAAAATTTACCGAACAATGATAAGAAAAAGGCTGTGA